The candidate division WOR-3 bacterium DNA segment TTCCAGAATTCAGTCTGAGAACCCCTTTAAAGTTGTATCTGAGCACTTAATTGTAGGAGCTTTAGTTGTTATCATTTCTCATTTTGTTGGTAAAGTAATTTCTCAGGTATTTAATTAATGATAAATATTTTCATATTTTTTTTGACTGGTATAATTATAGGTTTTTTATTAAAAAAATTTAACTTTTTAAAAAAATTCTCGGAAATTATTATATATATTCTTATTGCAGTTTTTCTTTTTGTAATAGGTTATTCAGTTGGTTCTGATGAAGAAATCCTATTTAATTTGAATAAAAATTTTTATTATTCTTTAATTTTTTCTATAACAGGTATTTTAGGAAGTTCTTTATTAACATATTTTTTGTTAAAAAAGTGACATCAATTTTTTTCTTTTTTTTCTTCATTTTTGGTATTTTAACAGGTAAATTTTTCTCATTTACTGAATTGCAAAAGTTTGACTATAAGACCTATGTTCTTTATATTCTTCTTTTTTTTGTTGGAGTTCAAATTGGAAGTGAAAAAAGAGTTTCAGAAATTTTTAAAAATATAAATTTTAGACATTTGTTATTTCCCTTTATTTCACTTTTGGGGACAATCTTTTTTTCTTTTTTTGTTTTTTTAATATTTAGATTTCCAATAAAGGAGGGAATAGCGATTGTGTCAGGTATGGGTTATTACAGTCTATCAAGTATTCTTGTTTCAGAAATAAAAGGTGAATTTTTTGGTGTTATAACATTAATGACTAACCTTTTAAGAGAAATTGAAACAATTATTTTTGCTCCATTGCTTATAAAAATTTTCGGTAAAAGTTCCCCTGTTGCCTCAGGAGGCGCTACAACAGTTGATACGACTCTTCCTGTTATAATAAAGTGGTGTGGTAAAGAATATCTTTTGCTTTCAATTATAAATGGTTTTTTACTTTCATTATTTGTTCCAATTTTTATAATTTTTATTTTATCTATAAAATGAAATTTTTAAAAAATTACTTTTTTCATTTTTTTGTTTTTTCCTTTTTTCTTTTTTTAAAAATTTTTTTCAAAATAGACGGAGAGAGGGAATTTTTAAGTGTTTTACCCCCTTTTTTGGCAATTATACTTACCCTTATTTCAAGAAAACTTTTAATGAGTTTATTTTTATCAGTTATTATTGGTGGTATGCTTTTTAGAGATACGGAATTTTTTTTAATAAAATCTTTAAGTTTTATAACAAATTCTCTCTTTAATATTACAAATATTGAAATTCTCCTTTTTGTTGTTTTTATTATGTCAATGATCAGTGTTATAACAGCTTCAGGTGGATTTAAATCTCTTGTTAATTATTTGATAAAATTTGCAAAGACAAAAAAAATGGCTCAATTTATCACATTTCTTCTAGGACTTATTGTCTTTATTGATGATTATGCAAATACAATGGTTGTTGGAACTTCTGCAAGACCTATAACAGATAAATTTAAAATTTCAAGGGAAAAACTTGCTTTTTTAGTTGATGCCACATCTGCTCCTGTTGCAGGAATTGCCCTTATAAGCACATGGATTGGATATGAAGTGGGATTATTTTCTGAATTTGCAAAAAGTGTGGGAATTTTAAAGGACGGTTATTCAATATTTCTTGATGTATTTAAATATAGATTTTACTGTCTTTTTATGATAATTTTTATTTTAATTTTGACTTTAAAAGGGAAAGATTTCGGTCCAATGAAAAAAGCAGAGGAGAGGGCAGAAAAGGAAGGAAAACTTTTGAATGATGGTGCTGTTCCTCTTTCTTCTAAAGGTTTTGAAAGAATAAGGGAGGATGAAAGTGCAAGGTCTTCTTTAATGACCTTTATAATTCCTGTTTTCATTTTATTTTTAACCCTCTTTTCCGGGTTATGGATTGATGGTAACGGTTTATTTTATTTAAGGGAAAATATTTTTAATTTTTTTAATCCCTATGTATGGCTTAAAGTTATAACTAATGCAGAAAATAATATATTTGTTTTATTAGTTAGTTCTTTCTTTGGGTTAATAAGTGCTTTATTAATTTCAAAAATAAATAGTGGATTGAGTTTTAAAAAAATTTTTTATTATTCAGGAAAGGGTGCTTTTTCTTCCTATTTACCCATTACAATTTTAGTTCTTGCCTGGTCTCTTAAAAATGTTTGTCTTGAATTAAAAACTGCAGAGTATCTCATAGATATTTTTAAAGGACTTATTTCTCCTAAAATTTTTCCTGCTCTTACATTTTTAGTTTCATGTCTTACTTCTTTTGCAACAGGGACAAGTTGGGGGACAATGGCAATAATTATTCCCATAGCAGGTCCTGTTGCCTTTGCTCTTGATGGAAATGTCTATGGAATTACAACAATTATGACCCTTGCCTCTATCCTTGATGGTGCAATTTTTGGAGATCATTGCTCGCCAATATCAGATACAACAATAATGAGTTCAATTTTTTCTTCCTGTGATCACATCGATCATGTTAGAACTCAATTACCTTACAGTGTTTTTGTTGCATCTTTTGCCTTTATATTCGGTTATTTATTAACTCCCTATGGGATACCCCTGATTTTAATATTTCTTTTAGTTTTTATCCTCTTTTTAATATTTTTCCTGTATATTTAAATTGCGATAATATAGAAAAAGATGTTTTTGAATTTAAAAAGGTTTACGGTATATTTATGGAAAAATTAAAATCAAGAAGATTTTGTAGTAGGAACTCTTTATAATCTTATTTAGCCAGAAAAATTAAATATTTTCATGGTATTCTAAATTAACTTGACAAAAACTTTTTTTTTAATATAATATAAAAATTATTTCAAAATTAAAATTAAAACAAAAAGGAGGTTATAAAATGAAAAAAATGGTAGCAATGCTCTTAGCGATAACAGGGTTT contains these protein-coding regions:
- a CDS encoding Na+/H+ antiporter NhaC family protein; this encodes MKFLKNYFFHFFVFSFFLFLKIFFKIDGEREFLSVLPPFLAIILTLISRKLLMSLFLSVIIGGMLFRDTEFFLIKSLSFITNSLFNITNIEILLFVVFIMSMISVITASGGFKSLVNYLIKFAKTKKMAQFITFLLGLIVFIDDYANTMVVGTSARPITDKFKISREKLAFLVDATSAPVAGIALISTWIGYEVGLFSEFAKSVGILKDGYSIFLDVFKYRFYCLFMIIFILILTLKGKDFGPMKKAEERAEKEGKLLNDGAVPLSSKGFERIREDESARSSLMTFIIPVFILFLTLFSGLWIDGNGLFYLRENIFNFFNPYVWLKVITNAENNIFVLLVSSFFGLISALLISKINSGLSFKKIFYYSGKGAFSSYLPITILVLAWSLKNVCLELKTAEYLIDIFKGLISPKIFPALTFLVSCLTSFATGTSWGTMAIIIPIAGPVAFALDGNVYGITTIMTLASILDGAIFGDHCSPISDTTIMSSIFSSCDHIDHVRTQLPYSVFVASFAFIFGYLLTPYGIPLILIFLLVFILFLIFFLYI
- a CDS encoding lysine exporter LysO family protein; this translates as MTSIFFFFFFIFGILTGKFFSFTELQKFDYKTYVLYILLFFVGVQIGSEKRVSEIFKNINFRHLLFPFISLLGTIFFSFFVFLIFRFPIKEGIAIVSGMGYYSLSSILVSEIKGEFFGVITLMTNLLREIETIIFAPLLIKIFGKSSPVASGGATTVDTTLPVIIKWCGKEYLLLSIINGFLLSLFVPIFIIFILSIK